ATACAATGTCATCCTATCAGTGTGCTCGCCCAGCTGCGTTACCCAAGTGGGTAACACGGGGGGAGGGCAAACAACTAAGGTGGATTTGGTGCCCTCCCATGTCTCATCATCATCTAGAGTCATGCTACTCGAACTATCGGGTCCAGTTCTACTCTTCTTAAGAGGCCGAGAGATGCCCATCTTcaccttccccttcccctttctcttAGCAGATTCAGACATAACCAAGACCACCGAACCATCAGATTTATCCAAGGCAATCAAAGAAAGCAGGGTGAGAGTCTTACCAAGTCCCATCTCATCTGCGAAGATACCACCTCGCAGAGGCTCCGGCCTGTTGTCTGGAGAGTGATTGGTCAACACGTTAATATATTTGCGACCCTTTTCCTCCCAAAAGGGAGGCAGTTCCCCGCTATTCTCCTTCTGAACCAACCAACCCAACCCCTGTTTTTGGTGGGGGTAAAGAAGAGTCTTTATGAACTCCGAGGGAGGCTCCAAAGGGTCCGTCTTCGCCTTCTTCTCGACACCCTGGCCGACCAACGTGAAACTCTCGTCCACGCCTCTCACCTCCTTCCCCACCGGCGGGGTGAGCATCAACTTGCCTTCCAAGATCGTTGACTTCACGTGCTCGAAGTCATCATCCCTCGCTAATACTCGCACTTGGCAATTGATGAAAAACAGCTTCTCGACCCTAGGAACTTTGGGCACAATGGCGTAGACGGAGATCAGCTGAGAGTCTATTAGTGGGGCCAAGACTTTGGCAGCTTCGCGCTTGATGTAGCCGACCACCATGCCCCTCGTGTTGAGGACTTGGATGGCCATCTCATCATCAGTGTTGGACGGCTCGCGGACAAGTGCCACTGTCTCGCCCGCTCTGAAGGTGCCGGCATTGTGTTGGATTCCAACTACGTTGACACTGATCGAGCCGACGAGACTCGTCCGGCCGGGGAGAAAGATGGGTTCCCCCATTGTAGTAGAAGGTCTGTAGGGCGTGGGGTTTCAGAGCGACGGAGAAGGTGAGAGAGCCTCTCGTCTGTAATTTGAAATGGAGGAATAGCAAGTAAAGTTAGAAGCGTGTTTGCTAACCCTAAAAAATCCTTTATAAGAGAAAAGCAGTGCAAAGCGTAAGCTTGCGTCGTTGCCCTGAGCAATTCATTCGTGTTTGATTACTAAACAATTAACTAAACTCAGAAGTcgagtgcaaaaaaaaaaaaatatatatatatatatatatatatacacgaaATGAACGGACGCTTAATGTCCACATACCTCTACATCTAATCTAATTATTATCATTAAATCCCATTATTATTGATTAAGCTTtagtaaaattttcttttctaaataaaaGATAATACTTGAGAatctaaatttcaaaagaaaaatcaatccaATGTAAAAGAAGGCTTCAGAAtccttctttttactttttatttcaaattaaaaatataccaattttttgtggaaaaaaattgatttactagAGTGCGTATATGTCCATGCCATTACAACAACAATAACCCcccaaatttagaaaaatcaataatatcTTTTTGTTTTAATACACTATACTTGGTAGTataattttaatctttttttctaaataaattttgCCACCAGTTAAGTTTACTCTCCGGTTACTACCAAGACTTAAAAACTTGCTTGCGCATTTATTCTCCGTGTAattagacccgttaaacgggtgggtcgggtcgggtttgagTCGGATCATATATAGTCCAACCCAAATCGACTCATTTAACCTGTTTATAATCCgtttattgcaatgcaaaaattttgatcCATATCCCACCCGACCCGATTCATACCTAAtccatacccaacccatttaaccaaacttaatttattattattatatatatatatgtatttaaaaaaatggtattgctaaaataatttaatacaacaaaaatttaatggataatttttataatttttaaaataattattttatttatttttatttttaaatattttttctttttattttttatttttttcttcttctttggccggccgccgggcACTACAATGGCCGACGGCCAGCcacaggcgagcctcgagctcgcctgaCTTGCCGACAccagcgagctcgaggctcaccagATCCCACGAGCTCGCCCGGCTCGCCGAcaccggtgagctcgaggctcgcccgattcggcgagctcaagctagcccgacgccgccgaggctcgagcctcgcccgacgccggtgagctcgagcctcgcccggacGTTGGCGAGGCCTCCGTCTCACCGATTCGGCGAGCTTGAGGCCTCTGCCTCGCCCAATctggcaagctcgaggctcactaACGTCAGGCAAGGCCTccacctcgccagatccgaTGAGCTTAAGCTCGCccaacgccggcgagctcgaggctcgcctggccggtcgccggccattgCCGTGCCGacgaccggaggaagaagaaagaaaaataaaaaaatagaataattataatttcgattttttaaaaaaaaaattgtaaagttaaaaagagaatagagagattgtgaggttttggctttgggtgaaaataaatgggttgataaatgggtcttaaatgggtgcAATATATCTCActctctttaattttaaaactcaTTATGGGTACTTTAGAAAATAAggcttgacccattaacgacccatttaaatataaatgggtccataaatgggtcaatgatCCATTTGACACCTCTAGTTATGATACACTAAAATTCCAAATATATAACcatatgacatatttactcaAATCTGTTCAGCAAACAGTATTACCATAATGCTCAAGTGACttagtcaaaataaaaatgattttgttttgaCTGAAAAATCATCTAACGGATTTTGATAGAGGGTAAATATGCCACATAGGTACAAGTTTGATTTTAAGAAAAAGTTCAAATAAATGTATTACAATGAgtataatttagagtttttttttataactttttcttaatttttttttaaaagggctGATTAGACTAATTAGACGATCTAGCTCGACACAAGCAACCGGAAACCATCCTGAATCGAGTGGTGCGGCTCCATCCAGATCTTAACTAAACCCATTCTGATGCTCACTACTATAAATAATTGCATAAGTCCGTTGGTGAATGAGTCCGTAAATCATCAATGAATACAAGAGTTTCCCGTGGGTTTATCTTTTATATAGGCTATGTAAGAATTGAGGCACAAGCCGGTCTTATATTAAGTAAGGATAGTTAAGTAAACTTAACCATTGTTAGTTGAATTATAGCAAGTACAGagtattaaaatcaaatgatcttattgaaatttttagatttgtGTTTTGTGTTGCTAATGAAATACCTAGGACATACGCATGCCCTAGTAATTGAATtcttttagcataaaaaaagGGGCAtgacacaaattaaaaaaaaaaaaaaagtcattttttagtAAACTTGCACAAATCTCAAGAATTCGCTTTAATCTAGCAAATAAAACTTTCATAAAAGTCTAAAGAGAAACAATGTATCGAGAACCAAGCTATTACTTTAACCAATACGTTGGCAGTTGCTAACACATGTGGATGTTGCAAATTAATGGaaataaaacaaggaaaaaactTGATCATACAACCCAAATGATTTTTTGGTACAATTTTACTTCCAATGACCTAtcaatttcaagtttctgaaattaattccTCACTATATATAGGCTCCCAACCTACTCACCTTATCAATAATTGAAAAGCCAAACGCTTTAGCTATCGGTTAAAAGCTTGGTCCAATCCAAAGCGGAAGAGAATAATGGTCATAAGCCATTACCATAAAATACAGCTCGGTCGTACAATCTTCGATGTGGTATATTCCCATGTCCCTGCCTCCTCCCTCTTCACTCAGCCGGGGCCATGAATGAATCATCAGCAAAGTAAATACAATTCGGTTTAATGTGATGCTTTTCATTGGCCTCCAAATAGAAGGAAGAATTGGATCCCAAGAACAGGGAGGTGTTCTCCAAGCTCTTAACATCTATGTACGTTTTGAGTATTCAAGTCAATCTCAAAAACCTGAAATCGAAAGGTTCGAGTAGGTTCACGTTCTTTCCATCGTGACGCAAACAATAGAGGTCCGGTTGATAATCGCACTAAATACTCTCCAGTTATGAGCAACGGATGTACCGTTGTTGGTCGAACTAGATCCGGGTGCTCCCAATGCATAAGTCTTCGCGGCATCTTGAAAAGTACTATGCTACCCTCACAATGGACAGCAACAAAATGCCCCTTATAAAATATGAGATCCCAAATATCATAAGTCTTCTCAGGAGTTCTCTTTAATCTAGCAAATAAAACTTTCATAAAAGTCTAAAGAGAAACGATGGTATTTGATGACATAACTAGATTAAATGCATAATAATGGAACGATACTTGTTTAGTAACCAAACACAAACGAATTGTGCATGCAACGCATTATCTTTATATCCGTGCTTTGGCAacggaagaaaattaaaaatcagcttgcaagaagaaaaaaattaaaaattcacttCATTCGAAATGACATATCTTATATTTTGAATGGCATGCTTTCGAATTCATAAAAAGATGTATGTAATTATGATTAAAACGACTCACGcattttaccaaaaagaagAGATCCAAATAGTTTTCTTATAGTGAAGTTTTAACATTTCCCGTGGTCCACTTGTTTGTAGAAACATTTAgtgttttaagaaaaatattaatttacaTACTAGAAGTAACTGCGATtaacagggaaaaaaaaaagtttgaagatGTGGCTTAATAGACCCACTTGTGGATAAGTCCGTGCATGGTCGGTTATGGAAAAGTTTCCCATTCATAACAAAGCAGCGTCGTATTTTTGAGTTGtcggtggttttttttttggtcgaagttgTCGGTGGCTTTGATTcccttcgtttttttttttctctctcttctagaTAAAGAAGCTTCAAAGGTGGTGGCGAAGCCCTAAATTGACGCACTTTCTCACCATTCTCTCTCAAATTCTGCCGCTCTCTTTCCCATTGTCGCCTCTCTCTCGCTCTAGCTCTCGCTCTCGCGCTTCCTTTCCCCTGTCTTCGGCCATCGCTTCCGGTCTCACCCTCCATAGCTCGCTTCCTGCCTTTAGCGCACAGATCGCGGCGCGCGCGATCTGTGCGCCCGGCACTCGCCGTCGTCGGTGACTGCGGCCTCAACGGACGGCGTTCGTCACTCGTCAGGTCTCTACTTtatctctctttccctctctctctctctctctctctttctcttcttgcGAGGCTGTCTTTCTCCCGGCCTCGAAGATTTTGATGCGATTTAAGGTTCGCTCTTGGTTTTATCTCTGTTATTCAATTCTATTTGttctcctctccccctccccccccgAAGAAACATCACCTGGAGGATGTTCAATTCTCTGAGATACTGCCCTGCATCTGCTCTGTATGTCTTTCATCAATGAATAAGGAGACTCGATGATGTTTTTAGTTTCTGCCTTATCTGTAGTGGTGGTAAATTTTAGCCACTTTATCGCAACAAAATCAGACAAATACCACGttattttgtttcctctttGGTTGGACGAAATATTCCTCAGTTGTCAAttatttatattaggaattgtATTTTAATCCGATAAACTTAATTGGTACGGTGCACGGGGTTCCTGGGTCATACTTTGTTTCCTTTATGCTTAGAATTTGAATTCCTAGCTATTCATCGTTACTAATTCACATCATCAAAGCTGATTTTCCCCTTAGAATTTGAATTCCTATTGGGATTAGGAGTCTAGTCCTTGTTCATGATTAATTCACATCATGGAAGCTGGCTGATTCTCTATTGCCTCTTGTAGAATTCTGTTTCATATCAATTTGATTGAGTTGAGAATGGTGAGAAACTGGGCAGATCTCTCACAAGAGTTGCTAGAACTATGCTCGCAAAATCTTTGTCCCAAGGACTTGTGGGCGTTCCGAGCAGTGTGCCAATCTTGGCGATCCGCTCCTCTTAAAGAGAGGAGCAATGTCCCATGGATGATGCTCGAGGACCATCATGAGACGCTGTGGCGCGAGTGTTTTTGCCTCTCATGTCAGCGGGTTCACAGAGTGCTCATGCCGGAAGCGAAGGGGAAGACATGCTTCTCTTCACGGGGTTGGGTGTTCACGCTTGGCAGAGACTGGGAAGTCTACATGTTGAAGAATCCAATGTCGCATCACAATTATATTATTAAGCTTCCCAAGTTGAAGTTTCCTGACATTGAAGACTTGCCTCACTATGATAATTTCAGCGCTAAGTTCGTCCTATCTGCTAGCCCTACTACATCTCTAGATTACATGGTCATGGTCATCTACGGGAGGGGTGGACGGCTTGGTTTTTGGAAACCTGGCGACAAGGAGTGGACGGCAGTGGATTACCCCAGCCCCACGTGTTGGGATCTCGTATTTTACAAGGGGTGTTTTGTTGCTGTCGATTGTGAGGGTAGCATATTGAGGTGTGACGTGAATGGACCAACTCCGTTCGAAACTCAAGTAATTTTCAGGATGCCGCGAAGACTTGTGCATTGGGAGCACCCAGATCTAGTTCAACCAACGACGGGACATCGGCTGCTCATGTCTGGAGTGTATTTAGTGCAATCACCAACCGGATCTCTATTGTTTGTGTCACGATGGGAAGAACGTGAACCTGCTCGAACCTTTCGATTTCAGGTTTTCGAGATTGACTTGAATACTCAAACGTACACAGAAGTT
This region of Eucalyptus grandis isolate ANBG69807.140 chromosome 8, ASM1654582v1, whole genome shotgun sequence genomic DNA includes:
- the LOC104456422 gene encoding putative F-box protein At5g55150, producing MVRNWADLSQELLELCSQNLCPKDLWAFRAVCQSWRSAPLKERSNVPWMMLEDHHETLWRECFCLSCQRVHRVLMPEAKGKTCFSSRGWVFTLGRDWEVYMLKNPMSHHNYIIKLPKLKFPDIEDLPHYDNFSAKFVLSASPTTSLDYMVMVIYGRGGRLGFWKPGDKEWTAVDYPSPTCWDLVFYKGCFVAVDCEGSILRCDVNGPTPFETQVIFRMPRRLVHWEHPDLVQPTTGHRLLMSGVYLVQSPTGSLLFVSRWEEREPARTFRFQVFEIDLNTQTYTEVKSLGSTSLFLGSNSSFYLEANEEHHIKPDCIYFADDSWPWLSEEGGGRDMGIYHIEDRTTELYFMAMAYDHYSFPLWIEPSF